A section of the Parasteatoda tepidariorum isolate YZ-2023 chromosome 6, CAS_Ptep_4.0, whole genome shotgun sequence genome encodes:
- the LOC107442070 gene encoding homocysteine-responsive endoplasmic reticulum-resident ubiquitin-like domain member 2 protein isoform X1: MQLNDHSNVKNSPKKMSVQLIIKSAAQNVDDFKLQCEMTWTIAQVKDQISTTHPTKPASSHQKLIYGGKLLPDHLPLKSILNPTQDIHILHLVCPCPVKLEPQKSSTSNEKTASPPLTVPPLNQSDLYPQVNQQLPTPPVFTGVQGGTTNFLALNTPGDVVHQYFAMQQMYTQFMAQYLSQYNGVTPNGQIPMTPPPVQEPAPAVPPQNVNRNAEPRAAGENGWDWIDLIYVMSRATMFFAILIYYSSPPRIIAVFVLMVLLVLFAKVNRERQRDEAQQANERQRPELNTTPEENSEANENAEASEDAPAENQPATPSARTPMQTALSVPYTIFFVIYSFFTSLIPADPVPVNVN; the protein is encoded by the exons atgcaattaaacgATCACTCAAAT GTTAAAAATTCACCCAAAAAAATGTCTGTGCAGTTGATAATAAAGTCAGCAGCTCAGAATgttgatgattttaaattgcaatgtgAAATGACATGGACTATTGCACAAGTTAAAGATCAGATATCTACTACACATCCTACAAAACCA gcttCAAGTcatcaaaagttaatttatgGAGGAAAACTATTGCCTGATCATCTTcctttaaaatctatattaaatccg actcAAGATATACATATTCTTCACCTTGTTTGTCCTTGCCCAGTGAAATTAGAACCGCAAAAGTCAAGTACAAGCAATGAG aaaactgCCTCACCTCCTTTAACAGTTCCTCCTTTAAATCAAAGTGATTTATATCCCCAAGTTAATCAGCAGTTACCAACTCCACCAGTTTTCACTGG tGTGCAAGGAGGAACTACCAACTTCTTAGCTCTCAATACACCTGGAGATGTTGTACATCAATATTTTGCAATGCAGCAAATGTACACTCAATTCATGGCTCAGTATTTATCAca atataaTGGAGTTACTCCTAATGGTCAAATACCTATGACCCCACCACCAGTACAAGAGCCTGCACCAGCAGTTCCTCCTCAGAATGTGAATCGAAATGCTGAGCCAAGAGCTGCTGGAGAAAATGGATGGGACTGGATTGATCTGATTTACGTTATGAGTCGAGCAACCATGTTTTTCGCCATACTTATTTACTACTCCTCACCACCTCGTATAATTGCTGTTTTTGTCTTGATGGTGTTGTTAGTCTT GTTTGCCAAAGTAAATCGAGAAAGGCAACGTGACGAGGCTCAACAAGCTAATGAACGACAAAGACCCGAACTTAATACTACTCCAGAAGAGAATTCTGAAGCTAATGAAAATGCTGAA GCTTCTGAGGATGCACCTGCAGAAAACCAACCTGCAACTCCATCTGCACGAACCCCCATGCAAACTGCATTATCAGTTCCTTACACAATATTCTTTGTCATCTACTCATTTTTCACTTCACTGATTCCGGCGGATCCTGTGCCTGTGAAcgtgaattaa
- the LOC107442070 gene encoding homocysteine-responsive endoplasmic reticulum-resident ubiquitin-like domain member 2 protein isoform X2: MSVQLIIKSAAQNVDDFKLQCEMTWTIAQVKDQISTTHPTKPASSHQKLIYGGKLLPDHLPLKSILNPTQDIHILHLVCPCPVKLEPQKSSTSNEKTASPPLTVPPLNQSDLYPQVNQQLPTPPVFTGVQGGTTNFLALNTPGDVVHQYFAMQQMYTQFMAQYLSQYNGVTPNGQIPMTPPPVQEPAPAVPPQNVNRNAEPRAAGENGWDWIDLIYVMSRATMFFAILIYYSSPPRIIAVFVLMVLLVLFAKVNRERQRDEAQQANERQRPELNTTPEENSEANENAEASEDAPAENQPATPSARTPMQTALSVPYTIFFVIYSFFTSLIPADPVPVNVN, encoded by the exons ATGTCTGTGCAGTTGATAATAAAGTCAGCAGCTCAGAATgttgatgattttaaattgcaatgtgAAATGACATGGACTATTGCACAAGTTAAAGATCAGATATCTACTACACATCCTACAAAACCA gcttCAAGTcatcaaaagttaatttatgGAGGAAAACTATTGCCTGATCATCTTcctttaaaatctatattaaatccg actcAAGATATACATATTCTTCACCTTGTTTGTCCTTGCCCAGTGAAATTAGAACCGCAAAAGTCAAGTACAAGCAATGAG aaaactgCCTCACCTCCTTTAACAGTTCCTCCTTTAAATCAAAGTGATTTATATCCCCAAGTTAATCAGCAGTTACCAACTCCACCAGTTTTCACTGG tGTGCAAGGAGGAACTACCAACTTCTTAGCTCTCAATACACCTGGAGATGTTGTACATCAATATTTTGCAATGCAGCAAATGTACACTCAATTCATGGCTCAGTATTTATCAca atataaTGGAGTTACTCCTAATGGTCAAATACCTATGACCCCACCACCAGTACAAGAGCCTGCACCAGCAGTTCCTCCTCAGAATGTGAATCGAAATGCTGAGCCAAGAGCTGCTGGAGAAAATGGATGGGACTGGATTGATCTGATTTACGTTATGAGTCGAGCAACCATGTTTTTCGCCATACTTATTTACTACTCCTCACCACCTCGTATAATTGCTGTTTTTGTCTTGATGGTGTTGTTAGTCTT GTTTGCCAAAGTAAATCGAGAAAGGCAACGTGACGAGGCTCAACAAGCTAATGAACGACAAAGACCCGAACTTAATACTACTCCAGAAGAGAATTCTGAAGCTAATGAAAATGCTGAA GCTTCTGAGGATGCACCTGCAGAAAACCAACCTGCAACTCCATCTGCACGAACCCCCATGCAAACTGCATTATCAGTTCCTTACACAATATTCTTTGTCATCTACTCATTTTTCACTTCACTGATTCCGGCGGATCCTGTGCCTGTGAAcgtgaattaa